Proteins encoded within one genomic window of Esox lucius isolate fEsoLuc1 chromosome 12, fEsoLuc1.pri, whole genome shotgun sequence:
- the LOC105013531 gene encoding putative protein 2, with product MSNVSQVTIIIYLSVVGSLLLYMLFLLLVDPLIRKHDPYIQPLHNEDDSEDLQPQPEGGAVAQGRGNTVLERVDGAQQRWKKQVQEQRKTVFDRHKMLS from the exons ATGTCCAATGTTTCCCAGGTGACCATCATCATCTACCTGTCAGTTGTGGGTTCTCTGCTACTCTACATGTTATTCTTGCTGCTGGTTGACCCTCTCATCCGTAAACATGACCCCTACATCCAGCCCCTTCACAACGAGGACGACTCAGAG GACTTGCAGCCTCAGCCTGAAGGAGGCGCTGTTGCACAGGGCAGAGGTAACACCGTACTGGAGAGAGTAGATGGGGCACAGCAGCGTTGGAAGAAACAGGTCCAAGAACAGCGCAAGACTGTCTTTGACCGACACAAGATGCTTAGTTAA